A genomic segment from Salvia splendens isolate huo1 chromosome 13, SspV2, whole genome shotgun sequence encodes:
- the LOC121762196 gene encoding dirigent protein 1-like, with product MKNLTIALMLLATTSLLLLLPSASAAWVETLTRGNKNLTKFHFYVHDPGAGPNATLFKVANASITDTSSTVFGQVMVFDDRVTADPDINSGQVARAQGTAASADLQNLAVALNMNFYITSGQYNGSTVSIAGRNPLLAPSREVPVIGGTGAFRFARGYAVTSTYSMDLPASYIVLEYTIYVITHDHEIVWPST from the coding sequence ATGAAGAATCTCACAATAGCCCTAATGTTGCTAGCCACCAcctccctcctcctcctcctcccctcCGCATCCGCCGCGTGGGTCGAAACCCTCACCAGAGGCAACAAAAACCTAACAAAATTCCACTTCTACGTCCACGACCCGGGCGCGGGCCCCAACGCCACGCTGTTCAAGGTCGCGAACGCCTCCATCACCGACACCTCCTCCACGGTCTTCGGCCAGGTCATGGTCTTCGACGACCGCGTCACGGCCGACCCGGACATCAACTCGGGCCAGGTCGCCCGGGCGCAGGGCACGGCCGCCTCGGCCGACCTCCAAAACCTGGCCGTCGCGCTCAACATGAACTTCTACATCACCTCGGGGCAGTACAACGGGAGCACGGTCAGCATTGCTGGCCGGAACCCGCTGCTCGCCCCGTCCAGGGAGGTGCCTGTGATCGGGGGCACCGGCGCCTTCCGTTTCGCGAGGGGATATGCCGTCACGAGTACTTATTCGATGGATCTTCCGGCGAGTTATATTGTTCTTGAATACACGATTTATGTGATCACTCATGATCATGAGATTGTGTGGCCGAGCACGTGA